A DNA window from Vigna angularis cultivar LongXiaoDou No.4 chromosome 1, ASM1680809v1, whole genome shotgun sequence contains the following coding sequences:
- the LOC108346457 gene encoding uncharacterized protein LOC108346457 isoform X1, whose translation MGGICSRKRDQHVVEDDLHRGISGRYCRSGSIKWSRSRSLRSKSNQCQCPGGGTCPSLMDLCINRIREDFHKYESFSILPRDISQQIFNELVDSHCLTEASLEAFRDCALQDIDLGEYSGVDDNWMDVISSQGLSLLSVDVSGSQVTDNGLRLLKDCSNLQALTLNYCDQFSEYGLKHISGLSNLDSLSIRKSSSVKPDGMRAFSNLFNLEKLDLERCSEIHGGFVHLKGLKKLEFLNIGCCKCVTDSDMKSISELINLKELHISNSSITDIGISYLRGLEKLTTLNVEGCNITGACLESIHALASLACLNLSRCGLSNDGFEKIAGLKSLKRLSLAFNRITDASLVHLKGLTNLEYLNLDSCRIGDDGLANLTGLTLLKSLVLSDTDIGNSGLRYISGLNKLEDLNLSFTTVTDNGLKRLSRLTQLKSLNLDTRLITDNGLSNLIGLSGLVTLDLFGAHISDHGTAYLRSFKNLQSLEICGGGLTDDGVKNIREIVSLTQLNLSQNCNLTDKTLELISGMTALRSLNVSNSRITNGGLRYLKPLKNLRSLTLESCKVTVSEIKKLQSTDLPNLISFRPE comes from the exons ATGGATTTGTGCATAAATAGGATACGGGAG GATTTTCACAAATACGAATCCTTTTCTATTCTTCCAAGAGACATTAGCCAGCAGATCTTCAATGAATTGGTTGATTCTCACTGCCTGACAGAAGCTTCTCTCGAAGCTTTCCGAGATTGTGCTCTTCAG GATATTGACCTGGGTGAATATAGTGGAGTGGATGATAATTGGATGGATGTCATCTCTTCCCAAGGGTTGTCTTTACTTTCAGTTGATGTTTCTGGGTCTCAGGTGACAGATAATGGACTACGACTCCTAAAGGATTGCTCAAACCTTCAAGCATTGACTCTCAATTACTGTGATCAATTTTCAGAATATGGGCTCAAGCACATAAGTG GTCTTTCAAACTTGGATTCCTTGAGTATCAGGAAGAGCAGCAGTGTCAAGCCTGATGGAATGCGTGCTTTCTCCAACTTATTTAATTTGGAGAAGTTGGACCTTGAGAGGTGTTCAGAAATTCATGGTGGATTTGTTCATCTTAAAG GTTTGAAAAAGCTTGAGTTCCTCAATATTGGATGCTGTAAATGTGTTACGGATTCAGACATGAAGTCTATCTCAG AGCTTATAAATTTGAAGGAGTTACACATTTCCAACAGCAGTATTACTGATATTGGGATTTCCTATTTAAGAG GTTTGGAGAAGCTTACCACATTAAATGTTGAAGGATGCAATATTACTGGTGCGTGCTTGGAGTCTATTCATG CCTTGGCTTCCTTGGCATGCTTAAATCTCAGCAGATGTGGTCTCTCCAATGATGGATTTGAGAAAATTGCTg GTCTTAAAAGCTTGAAGAGGTTAAGCTTGGCTTTTAACAGGATCACCGATGCATCTTTAGTTCATCTAAAAG GTTTAACAAATTTGGAGTATTTGAATCTGGATTCTTGCAGGATAGGCGATGATGGGCTTGCTAATTTGACAG gcctcacactcttgaaaaGTCTGGTGCTGTCGGACACTGACATTGGGAATAGCGGACTGCGGTATATATCAG GTTTAAATAAACTCGAAGATTTAAATCTGTCATTTACTACAGTAACTGATAATGGCCTGAAAAGGTTGTCAAGGTTGACACAACTTAAATCACTTAATCTGGACACCCGACTGATTACCGACAACGGGCTTTCAAATCTTATCG GTCTGAGTGGATTGGTAACATTGGATCTCTTTGGAGCACACATTTCAGACCATGGAACTGCATATTTGCGAT CATTCAAGAACTTGCAATCCCTTGAAATATGTGGCGGAGGATTAACTGATGATGGCgtaaaaaatataagagaaaTTGTCTCGCTGACACAGCTAAACCTGTCCCAGAATTGCAACTTGACAGATAAAACTTTGGAATTGATATCTG GCATGACAGCACTGCGGTCGCTAAATGTTTCAAATTCTCGTATAACCAATGGAGGACTACGGTATCTGAAGCCTTTAAAGAATTTACGCAGTCTTACCTTGGAGTCTTGCAAGGTTACTGTTTCTGAAATTAAGAAGCTTCAGTCAACTGATCTTCCAAATTTGATAAGCTTTCGGCCAGAATAA
- the LOC108342650 gene encoding UPF0051 protein ABCI8, chloroplastic isoform X1: protein MPSLLRCNGLSISPLPPQPTRHLKFIVPPTLNIKPSKPSRHVTVRAEVKETAATASSSDEKIREILRNRDYVDKFGFSRNINSESIPKGLSKETIRLISSLKKEPQWMLEFRLKAFEKFLSMKVPTWSDNSYPPIDFQDICYYSDPTAPTAPKKNDCLKSLEDADPKKNDSLKSLKDADPKILLYFEDLGVPLDEQKRLANVAVDAVLDSVSIGTTHRKTLEKAGVIFCSISDAIKEYPELVRKYLGRVVPSDDNYYAALNSAVFSDGSFCYIPKDTKCPMQISTYFRINALETGQFERTLIVADDRSFVEYLEGCTAPSYDRNQLHAAVVELHCGEGAEIKYSTVQNWYAGDENGKGGIYNFVTKRGVCDGSRSKISWTQVETGSAITWKYPSVVLEGDDSVGEFCSVALTNNYQQADTGTKMIHKGKNTRSRIISKGISVGHSRNCYRGLVQVLSKADNARNSSQCDSMLIGDNAAANTYPYIQVKNPTARIEHEASTSKIGEDQLFYFQQRGIDYEKAMAAMISGFCRDVFNELPDEFGSEVNQLMSLKLEGSILLFIRICERRIDYAVVFV, encoded by the exons ATGCCGTCTCTTCTCCGCTGCAACGGCCTCTCCATCTCCCCCTTACCTCCGCAACCCACGCGCCACCTCAAATTTATTGTCCCTCCAACCCTAAACATCAAACCCTCAAAACCTTCGCGCCACGTTACGGTGCGCGCCGAGGTGAAGGAGACCGCCGCAACCGCCTCTTCCTCCGACGAGAAGATCCGTGAAATCCTCCGCAACCGCGACTATGTTGACAAGTTCGGATTCAGCAGAAACATCAATTCCGAGTCGATCCCTAAAGGCCTCTCCAAAGAAACTATTCGTCTGATCTCGTCCCTGAAAAAGGAACCTCAATGGATGCTGGAATTCCGCTTGAAGGCATTTGAGAAATTCCTGTCCATGAAAGTCCCTACCTGGTCCGACAACAGCTACCCTCCTATCGATTTCCAGGATATCTGCTACTACTCGGATCCCACGGCTCCCACGGCTCCCAAGAAGAACGACTGTCTGAAATCCCTCGAAGACGCCGATCCCAAGAAGAATGACTCTCTGAAATCCCTCAAAGACGCCGATCCCAAAATTCTCCTCTACTTCGAGGACCTCGGCGTTCCTCTCGACGAGCAGAAGCGTCTCGCAAACGTCGCCGTCGACGCCGTCCTCGACAGCGTCTCCATAGGCACCACCCACCGCAAAACCCTGGAGAAGGCCGGGGTCATATTCTGCTCCATCTCCGACGCTATTAAGGAGTACCCCGAGTTAGTCCGCAAGTACTTAGGGAGGGTCGTGCCCTCCGATGACAACTACTACGCCGCGTTGAACTCCGCCGTCTTCAGCGACGGTTCGTTCTGCTACATTCCCAAAGACACCAAGTGCCCGATGCAGATCTCCACCTACTTCAGAATCAACGCGCTGGAAACGGGGCAGTTTGAGCGGACTTTGATCGTTGCCGACGACAGGAGCTTTGTAGAGTATTTGGAAGGGTGCACTGCGCCGTCCTATGATCGGAACCAGCTCCACGCAGCGGTGGTGGAGTTGCACTGTGGGGAAGGGGCGGAGATAAAGTACTCCACGGTGCAGAATTGGTACGCTGGGGATGAGAATGGGAAAGGTGGGATTTACAATTTCGTGACGAAGAGAGGAGTGTGTGACGGGTCGCGGTCGAAGATATCGTGGACGCAGGTGGAGACGGGTTCTGCGATCACGTGGAAGTATCCGAGTGTTGTGTTGGAGGGAGATGatagtgttggggagttctGTTCTGTTGCTTTGACGAATAACTATCAGCAGGCTGATACGGGGACCAAGATGATACACAAAGGGAAGAACACAAGGAGTAGGATTATCTCCAAGGGTATATCCGTTGGACATTCCAGGAACTGTTATAGAGGGCTGGTTCAGGTTCTGTCCAAGGCGGACAATGCGCGAAATTCATCGCAGTGTGACTCCATGCTTATTGGGGACAATGCAGCTGCCAATACCTATCCTTACATTCAG GTGAAAAATCCAACTGCAAGAATTGAACATGAAGCCAGTACATCTAAAATTGGAGAAGATCAACTGTTCTATTTTCAGCAAAGGGGAATAGACTATGAAAAAGCAATGGCCGCAATGATCTCTGGCTTTTGCCGTGATGTCTTCAATGAGCTTCCTGATGAATTTGGTTCTGAGGTGAACCAACTCATGAGCTTGAAGCTTGAGGGCTCG ATTTTACTGTTCATTCGGATTTGCGAGCGACGAATAGATTACGCTGTGGTGTTCGTTTGA
- the LOC108342650 gene encoding UPF0051 protein ABCI8, chloroplastic isoform X2 has translation MPSLLRCNGLSISPLPPQPTRHLKFIVPPTLNIKPSKPSRHVTVRAEVKETAATASSSDEKIREILRNRDYVDKFGFSRNINSESIPKGLSKETIRLISSLKKEPQWMLEFRLKAFEKFLSMKVPTWSDNSYPPIDFQDICYYSDPTAPTAPKKNDCLKSLEDADPKKNDSLKSLKDADPKILLYFEDLGVPLDEQKRLANVAVDAVLDSVSIGTTHRKTLEKAGVIFCSISDAIKEYPELVRKYLGRVVPSDDNYYAALNSAVFSDGSFCYIPKDTKCPMQISTYFRINALETGQFERTLIVADDRSFVEYLEGCTAPSYDRNQLHAAVVELHCGEGAEIKYSTVQNWYAGDENGKGGIYNFVTKRGVCDGSRSKISWTQVETGSAITWKYPSVVLEGDDSVGEFCSVALTNNYQQADTGTKMIHKGKNTRSRIISKGISVGHSRNCYRGLVQVLSKADNARNSSQCDSMLIGDNAAANTYPYIQVKNPTARIEHEASTSKIGEDQLFYFQQRGIDYEKAMAAMISGFCRDVFNELPDEFGSEVNQLMSLKLEGSDYQLFNITHAVFA, from the exons ATGCCGTCTCTTCTCCGCTGCAACGGCCTCTCCATCTCCCCCTTACCTCCGCAACCCACGCGCCACCTCAAATTTATTGTCCCTCCAACCCTAAACATCAAACCCTCAAAACCTTCGCGCCACGTTACGGTGCGCGCCGAGGTGAAGGAGACCGCCGCAACCGCCTCTTCCTCCGACGAGAAGATCCGTGAAATCCTCCGCAACCGCGACTATGTTGACAAGTTCGGATTCAGCAGAAACATCAATTCCGAGTCGATCCCTAAAGGCCTCTCCAAAGAAACTATTCGTCTGATCTCGTCCCTGAAAAAGGAACCTCAATGGATGCTGGAATTCCGCTTGAAGGCATTTGAGAAATTCCTGTCCATGAAAGTCCCTACCTGGTCCGACAACAGCTACCCTCCTATCGATTTCCAGGATATCTGCTACTACTCGGATCCCACGGCTCCCACGGCTCCCAAGAAGAACGACTGTCTGAAATCCCTCGAAGACGCCGATCCCAAGAAGAATGACTCTCTGAAATCCCTCAAAGACGCCGATCCCAAAATTCTCCTCTACTTCGAGGACCTCGGCGTTCCTCTCGACGAGCAGAAGCGTCTCGCAAACGTCGCCGTCGACGCCGTCCTCGACAGCGTCTCCATAGGCACCACCCACCGCAAAACCCTGGAGAAGGCCGGGGTCATATTCTGCTCCATCTCCGACGCTATTAAGGAGTACCCCGAGTTAGTCCGCAAGTACTTAGGGAGGGTCGTGCCCTCCGATGACAACTACTACGCCGCGTTGAACTCCGCCGTCTTCAGCGACGGTTCGTTCTGCTACATTCCCAAAGACACCAAGTGCCCGATGCAGATCTCCACCTACTTCAGAATCAACGCGCTGGAAACGGGGCAGTTTGAGCGGACTTTGATCGTTGCCGACGACAGGAGCTTTGTAGAGTATTTGGAAGGGTGCACTGCGCCGTCCTATGATCGGAACCAGCTCCACGCAGCGGTGGTGGAGTTGCACTGTGGGGAAGGGGCGGAGATAAAGTACTCCACGGTGCAGAATTGGTACGCTGGGGATGAGAATGGGAAAGGTGGGATTTACAATTTCGTGACGAAGAGAGGAGTGTGTGACGGGTCGCGGTCGAAGATATCGTGGACGCAGGTGGAGACGGGTTCTGCGATCACGTGGAAGTATCCGAGTGTTGTGTTGGAGGGAGATGatagtgttggggagttctGTTCTGTTGCTTTGACGAATAACTATCAGCAGGCTGATACGGGGACCAAGATGATACACAAAGGGAAGAACACAAGGAGTAGGATTATCTCCAAGGGTATATCCGTTGGACATTCCAGGAACTGTTATAGAGGGCTGGTTCAGGTTCTGTCCAAGGCGGACAATGCGCGAAATTCATCGCAGTGTGACTCCATGCTTATTGGGGACAATGCAGCTGCCAATACCTATCCTTACATTCAG GTGAAAAATCCAACTGCAAGAATTGAACATGAAGCCAGTACATCTAAAATTGGAGAAGATCAACTGTTCTATTTTCAGCAAAGGGGAATAGACTATGAAAAAGCAATGGCCGCAATGATCTCTGGCTTTTGCCGTGATGTCTTCAATGAGCTTCCTGATGAATTTGGTTCTGAGGTGAACCAACTCATGAGCTTGAAGCTTGAGGGCTCG GATTACCAGTTGTTTAATATAACTCATGCTGTGTTTGCATGA